The following are encoded together in the Drosophila sechellia strain sech25 chromosome 3R, ASM438219v1, whole genome shotgun sequence genome:
- the LOC116801384 gene encoding cytochrome c oxidase assembly factor 4 homolog, mitochondrial, whose amino-acid sequence MSASTDQDPVELMLKKTGCIELHYKVQECIAETGDWRACQEKVKEFRACMQKYVEQQSQKYAHVK is encoded by the coding sequence ATGTCCGCATCGACGGACCAGGATCCCGTGGAACTAATGCTGAAGAAGACCGGCTGCATAGAGCTTCACTACAAGGTGCAGGAGTGCATCGCCGAGACTGGCGACTGGAGGGCTTGTCAGGAGAAGGTAAAGGAGTTCCGGGCGTGCATGCAGAAGTACGTGGAGCAACAGAGCCAGAAGTATGCCCACGTCAAGTAG
- the LOC6606590 gene encoding peptidyl-tRNA hydrolase 2, mitochondrial, whose amino-acid sequence MPTSSSILQKFLSNGLAFGKSTKLALVVRTDLKMSKGKTAAQCAHAAVMCYQSSVQGTKLQNAVLQRWCRLGQPKIVLRVDNFEQLNSLERQAQESNVVAAMVRDAGRTQLESGTATVLGLGPAPAEDLDKLVAHLKLL is encoded by the coding sequence ATGCCCACGTCAAGTAGCATCCTGCAGAAGTTCCTCAGCAACGGTTTGGCCTTCGGCAAGTCCACCAAACTGGCGCTGGTGGTCCGAACCGACCTGAAGATGTCCAAGGGCAAGACAGCGGCCCAGTGCGCTCATGCGGCGGTCATGTGCTACCAGAGCTCTGTGCAGGGAACCAAGCTGCAGAACGCCGTTCTGCAGCGTTGGTGTCGCCTGGGACAGCCGAAGATAGTGCTGCGCGTGGACAACTTCGAGCAGCTGAACTCCCTGGAGCGACAGGCTCAAGAGTCGAACGTGGTGGCCGCCATGGTGAGGGATGCCGGTCGCACTCAGCTGGAATCTGGGACAGCAACGGTCCTCGGACTGGGTCCAGCCCCTGCCGAAGATCTAGACAAACTCGTGGCGCATTTGAAGCTTTTGTGA
- the LOC6606591 gene encoding GTPase Era, mitochondrial, whose translation MRYNLFASSLKLLNCTKNHNLLLVNVRSLTGAAQTNDAVATTTRPPPAESRNPGEEQRSLHIAVIGVPNVGKSTFINNTVNHRVCPTSAKVHTTRQSNTAIYTIGQTQLVFYDTPGLVTQHEIRRHHLDQNFKSAYRHAIQHADIIAVVHDASNAWTRKELHPTVLDTLKAYSNLPSFLVLNKIDALKSKRLLLDLIKTLTNDTLTVGKREVQAKSAPVKEIRINKRESSWSHFTDVFLVSALTGNGLQEMQNYLVGQAKPRDWKYPSDMHTDSSPEALIVESVRARLLDYLPQEIPYNLKCEIEYYSVEKNVVYTSVQVQCPTTRIERLICGEGNGKLRQITERVTSDLVEMFGQAVSLTISTVSKGKKTAA comes from the exons ATGCGCTATAATTTGTTTGCCAGTTCGTTAAAATTGCTGAATTGCACGAAAAACCACAATTTGTTGTTGGTGAACGTGCGCAGCTTGACCGGCGCCGCCCAAACCAACGATGCAGTGGCTACGACCACGCGCCCACCGCCCGCAGAATCGAGGAATCCCGGAGAGGAGCAACGGTCGCTGCACATCGCTGTAATTGGAGTGCCCAATGTGGGCAAGAGCACGTTCATCAACAACACGGTGAACCACCGAGTGTGTCCCACCTCGGCCAAGGTGCACACCACTCGTCAGTCAAACACGGCCATTTACACCATCGGCCAGACGCAGTTGGTCTTTTACGATACGCCGGGTCTGGTCACGCAACATGAGATTCGTCGGCACCATCTGGACCAGAACTTCAAGAGTGCCTACCGCCATGCCATACAGCATGCGGATATCATCGCCGTGGTGCACGACGCCTCGAATGCCTGGACGAGGAAGGAACTGCATCCGACTGTTTTGGATACGCTGAAGGCGTATAGCAACCTGCCCAGTTTCCTGGTGCTCAACAAGATAGACGCCCTGAAGTCGAAGCGTTTGCTGCTGGATCTGATCAAGACACTCACCAACGACACCTTGACAGTTGGCAAGCGGGAAGTCCAGGCGAAAAGTGCTCCTGTGAAGGAAATAAGAATCAACAAGCGGGAGTCTAGCTGGAGCCATTTTACCGACGTGTTTCTTGTTTCCGCCTTGACCGGCAATGGGCTGCAGGAGATGCAGAACTACCTGGTGGGCCAGGCAAAGCCCAGGGATTGGAAATACCCATCCGACATGCATACGGACTCCAGCCCAGAAGCACTGATTGTGGAGAGTGTGCGGGCTCGTCTGCTGGACTACTTGCCACAGGAGATACCCTACAACCTGAAGTGCGAGATCGAGTACTATAGTGTGGAAAAAA ATGTTGTCTACACATCCGTGCAGGTTCAGTGCCCCACCACGCGAATCGAGCGCCTAATCTGCGGCGAGGGCAATGGCAAGCTGCGGCAGATCACGGAGCGAGTTACTTCGGACCTGGTGGAGATGTTCGGCCAAGCAGTGTCCCTTACCATATCCACGGTTTCCAAGGGAAAAAAGACCGCCGCCTGA